From the Billgrantia sulfidoxydans genome, one window contains:
- the ispB gene encoding octaprenyl diphosphate synthase has translation MPANASTRSSDSNTSATSLHAAVADDFAAVNRTIMDQLASRVPLVETIGQYIIASGGKRLRPLLVLLAARALGYRGDKHISLATLIEFMHTSTLLHDDVVDESHMRRGRATANDAWGNAPSVLVGDYLYSRSFQMMVEIGSLKIMGILSGATCVIAEGEVQQLTNVGNPDIDEAVYFETIQGKTAMLFEAATHSGAVLAEADPQQEAALQYYGRYLGLAFQLVDDLLDYQGDATAMGKNVGDDLAEGKPTLPLIQAMAAGTPDQAKTIRQAIRQGGLDQLEEVLAIVRDTGALDYTRARAEEMSAKALEQLDLLPPSRYRDSMAELARLAVERQN, from the coding sequence ATGCCAGCCAACGCCTCTACCCGCTCGTCCGACAGCAACACCTCCGCCACGTCGCTCCATGCAGCGGTCGCCGACGATTTCGCCGCGGTCAATCGCACCATCATGGATCAGTTGGCCTCGCGGGTGCCGCTGGTGGAGACCATTGGCCAGTACATCATCGCCAGCGGCGGCAAGCGGCTGCGCCCGCTGCTGGTGCTGCTCGCTGCCCGCGCGCTGGGGTATCGGGGCGACAAGCACATCTCGCTGGCCACGCTGATCGAGTTCATGCACACCTCGACCCTGCTGCACGACGACGTGGTCGATGAGTCCCACATGCGCCGCGGCCGCGCCACCGCCAACGACGCCTGGGGCAACGCCCCCTCGGTGCTGGTGGGCGACTACCTCTACTCCCGCTCCTTCCAGATGATGGTGGAGATCGGCTCGCTCAAGATCATGGGGATACTCTCGGGCGCCACCTGCGTGATCGCCGAAGGCGAGGTCCAGCAGCTGACCAACGTGGGCAACCCCGACATCGACGAGGCGGTCTACTTCGAGACCATCCAGGGCAAGACCGCCATGCTGTTCGAGGCCGCCACCCACAGCGGTGCGGTGCTGGCCGAGGCCGACCCGCAGCAGGAGGCGGCGCTGCAGTACTACGGCCGTTACCTGGGTCTGGCGTTCCAGCTCGTCGACGACCTGCTCGACTACCAGGGCGACGCCACCGCCATGGGCAAGAACGTGGGCGACGACCTCGCCGAGGGCAAGCCGACGCTGCCGCTGATCCAGGCCATGGCCGCCGGCACCCCCGACCAGGCCAAGACGATCCGCCAGGCCATCCGCCAGGGCGGACTCGACCAGTTGGAAGAAGTGCTGGCCATCGTGCGCGATACCGGCGCGCTGGACTATACCCGCGCACGGGCCGAGGAGATGTCGGCCAAGGCGCTGGAGCAGCTCGACCTGCTACCCCCCAGCCGCTATCGCGACAGCATGGCCGAACTGGCCAGGCTCGCGGTGGAACGCCAGAACTGA
- the cgtA gene encoding Obg family GTPase CgtA: MQFVDEASIIVEAGRGGNGCLSFRREKYVPKGGPDGGDGGHGGSVYLVGDDALNTLIDFKYQRFYQAESGRPGQGRQMSGRAGSDLVVKVPVGTTVIDEDTLEVIADITEIGQQVLVAQGGRRGLGNIHFKSSTNRAPRKTTPGTDGERRNLRLEMKVMADVGLLGMPNAGKSTLIRSVSAAKPKVADYPFTTLVPNLGVVKLGMHEHFVMADVPGLIEGASDGAGLGLRFLKHLTRTRLLFHVVDVAPFDESDPVEVARAIAHELEQFSPTLAERPRWLVLNKLDLVPEEEREARVAAIVEGLGWEGPVFRISAISGEGTDALVQSAHRWLTEQRRLENEDEEAAEREREMCERMEAEAVARTEARLGRRRKRSDEDDDDFDDDDYDVEVEYVE, from the coding sequence ATGCAGTTCGTCGACGAAGCCTCGATCATCGTGGAGGCCGGCAGGGGCGGCAATGGCTGCCTGAGCTTCCGCCGCGAGAAGTACGTGCCCAAGGGTGGTCCCGATGGCGGCGACGGCGGGCATGGCGGCAGCGTCTACCTGGTCGGGGACGATGCCCTCAACACGCTGATCGATTTCAAGTATCAGCGCTTCTACCAGGCCGAGAGCGGCCGCCCCGGCCAGGGGCGCCAGATGAGTGGCCGGGCCGGCAGCGATCTGGTGGTCAAGGTGCCGGTGGGTACCACGGTGATCGACGAGGACACCCTCGAAGTGATCGCCGACATCACCGAGATCGGCCAGCAGGTGCTGGTGGCCCAGGGCGGCCGCCGCGGGCTCGGCAACATCCACTTCAAGTCGTCGACCAACCGCGCGCCACGCAAGACCACGCCGGGCACCGATGGTGAACGGCGCAATCTGCGCCTGGAGATGAAGGTGATGGCCGACGTCGGCCTGCTGGGCATGCCCAACGCCGGCAAGTCGACTCTGATCCGCTCGGTGTCCGCGGCCAAGCCCAAGGTGGCCGACTACCCCTTCACCACGCTGGTGCCCAATCTCGGCGTGGTGAAGCTGGGCATGCACGAACATTTCGTGATGGCCGATGTGCCGGGGCTGATCGAGGGCGCCTCGGATGGTGCCGGCCTGGGGCTGCGCTTCCTCAAGCACCTCACCCGTACTCGTCTGCTCTTTCACGTGGTCGATGTGGCGCCGTTCGACGAGTCCGATCCGGTCGAGGTCGCGCGTGCCATTGCCCATGAACTCGAGCAGTTTTCGCCGACCCTGGCCGAGCGCCCGCGCTGGCTGGTGCTCAACAAGCTCGACCTGGTGCCGGAAGAGGAGCGCGAGGCGCGAGTCGCCGCCATCGTCGAAGGACTTGGCTGGGAAGGGCCGGTGTTCCGCATCTCGGCGATCAGCGGCGAAGGCACCGACGCCCTGGTGCAGTCGGCGCACCGCTGGCTCACCGAGCAGCGCCGGCTGGAGAACGAGGACGAGGAGGCCGCCGAGCGCGAGCGCGAGATGTGCGAGCGCATGGAGGCCGAGGCGGTGGCGCGCACCGAGGCGCGACTGGGCCGTCGGCGCAAGCGCAGCGACGAAGACGATGACGATTTCGACGACGATGATTACGATGTCGAAGTCGAATATGTGGAGTGA
- the murJ gene encoding murein biosynthesis integral membrane protein MurJ, which translates to MRSGLVVGAMTMLSRVMGLVRDVVVATLFGAGSGADAFFVAFKIPNFMRRLFAEGAFNQAFVPVLSEYATRGSKREVRELLDAVAGSLTAVLALITALAMLAAPWLVWLFAPGFGRDPAKLALTADMLRLTFPYLLLVSLTAFAGSVLNTWNRFAVPAFTPVLLNLSLIGAAVLLTPLMSEPAMALAWGVLIAGVAQLAFQVPFLARLGLMPRPWPNFAHSGVKRILVLMAPALFGVSVSQINLLLDTVLASLLTPGSVSWLYYSDRLVELPLGVFGIAIGTVILPALSKRHAEQSGEHFAAMLDWAVRAVLLLGLPAALALAVLAEPLLISLFHYGAMTEHDIAMAAMSLRAYAFGLVAFMLIKVLAPGFFARQNTKTPVKVGIIAMVANMVFNLLLIWPLAHAGLALATALSAFLNAGLLGWLLHKQGVLVFQPGWGRYAVQLVGGCVVMSVGLAWLAPDWQQWLEWNVGARVQWLALLVVAGAAVYFAWLAALGVRLRHFRMRG; encoded by the coding sequence ATGCGCTCCGGTCTGGTGGTGGGGGCCATGACCATGCTGTCGCGGGTCATGGGCCTGGTGCGTGACGTGGTGGTGGCGACCCTGTTCGGTGCCGGCAGCGGTGCCGATGCTTTCTTCGTCGCCTTCAAGATCCCCAACTTCATGCGCCGGCTGTTTGCCGAGGGCGCCTTCAACCAGGCCTTCGTGCCGGTGCTTTCCGAATACGCTACCCGCGGCAGCAAGCGCGAGGTGCGCGAGCTGCTCGACGCCGTGGCCGGCAGCCTCACCGCGGTGCTGGCGCTGATCACCGCCCTGGCCATGCTCGCCGCGCCCTGGCTGGTGTGGCTCTTCGCCCCGGGTTTCGGCCGCGATCCGGCCAAGCTGGCGCTCACCGCCGACATGCTGCGGCTGACCTTCCCCTACCTGCTGCTGGTCTCGCTGACCGCCTTCGCCGGCAGCGTGCTCAACACCTGGAACCGTTTCGCCGTGCCGGCCTTCACGCCGGTACTGCTCAACCTCTCGCTGATCGGCGCGGCCGTGCTGCTCACGCCCTTGATGAGCGAGCCGGCCATGGCGCTGGCGTGGGGCGTGCTGATCGCCGGCGTCGCCCAGCTCGCGTTCCAGGTGCCGTTCCTCGCGCGCCTGGGGCTGATGCCGCGCCCGTGGCCCAATTTCGCCCACAGCGGGGTGAAGCGCATCCTGGTGCTGATGGCCCCGGCCCTGTTCGGTGTCTCGGTGTCGCAAATCAACCTGTTGCTGGATACCGTGCTGGCCTCGTTGCTCACACCCGGCAGTGTCTCGTGGCTCTACTATTCCGACCGCCTGGTGGAGCTGCCGCTGGGCGTGTTCGGCATCGCCATCGGCACGGTGATCCTGCCGGCGCTCTCCAAGCGCCACGCCGAGCAGTCGGGTGAGCACTTCGCCGCCATGCTCGACTGGGCGGTGCGCGCCGTGCTGCTGTTGGGCCTGCCGGCGGCGCTGGCGCTGGCGGTCCTCGCCGAGCCGCTGTTGATCTCGCTGTTCCACTACGGCGCCATGACCGAACACGACATCGCCATGGCGGCGATGAGCCTGCGTGCCTACGCCTTCGGCCTGGTGGCCTTCATGCTGATCAAGGTGCTGGCACCCGGCTTCTTCGCCCGCCAGAACACTAAGACCCCGGTGAAGGTCGGCATCATCGCCATGGTCGCCAACATGGTCTTCAACCTGCTCCTGATCTGGCCACTGGCCCATGCCGGACTGGCCCTGGCCACGGCGCTGTCGGCCTTTCTCAATGCCGGGCTGCTGGGTTGGCTGCTGCACAAGCAGGGCGTGCTGGTGTTCCAGCCGGGCTGGGGCCGCTATGCCGTGCAACTGGTCGGCGGCTGCGTGGTGATGAGCGTGGGGCTCGCCTGGCTGGCGCCGGATTGGCAGCAGTGGCTCGAGTGGAACGTAGGGGCGCGCGTACAGTGGCTGGCGCTGTTGGTGGTGGCCGGCGCCGCGGTCTACTTCGCCTGGCTGGCGGCGCTGGGCGTCAGGCTGCGGCATTTCCGTATGCGGGGGTGA
- a CDS encoding putative bifunctional diguanylate cyclase/phosphodiesterase, translating into MGLALLALAAIWLVTWNLTAREQSAADRRAAVLAADMAETYEAQVVRALREIDTTLKLVRYSLDERPPQAVLDELSQQDMLPPTLLFEVRLSDAEGNVVASTHGPSRTDDTTPVAGQEGLRVELHHQAASAQDSRLAFHRSLSENGQQAPGWVSVLVSAEYFVSGYEPKTLEKQGVLALAGEEGIFLVRRTGETVHTGEQIDYARLLEGNSGLDEPARVSISGWDGVPRYLVARPLFEFPIAIVVGLSQDEQMAAAAALRHTYYWRAVLVSIVALAVLTLLGRLSWKLRRAQARVLEERLDHARRAEYLAFHDNLTGLPNRAYFSRLLTKGMQHARRYDKRLTLLFLDLDRFKAINDSLGHDAGDELLREVSRRLGRAVRESDTVARLGGDEFVILLPEITEPNQITQVADKILASVSTPFTLVGQEFRITVSIGIARYPADGEDEQTLMKHADVAMYHAKEEGKNNAQYYSEQLKTDSLERLALESSLRKALERQEFLLYYQSKLDMATGRVIGMEALLRWQHPELGLILPKQFIPLAEENGLIVPIGRWVIYTACRQNVAWQKAGFPALSMAVNLSARQFLDDGLLRDIKGALQASGMAPELLEVEITESMIMQDMPKAVRVLQELRDIGVRIAIDDFGTGYSSLSKLQAFPLDTIKIDGSFIHDLLDNAGDRSLTEAIIDLGKNLGLTVVAEGVESAAHVEYLRRHACDQIQGFYMHEPQPADEAVLSLAKWFDNESTI; encoded by the coding sequence ATGGGCCTCGCCCTGCTGGCGCTGGCAGCCATCTGGCTGGTCACGTGGAACCTGACTGCACGGGAGCAGTCGGCTGCCGACCGCCGGGCGGCGGTACTGGCCGCGGACATGGCGGAGACCTACGAGGCCCAGGTCGTCCGGGCGCTGCGCGAGATCGATACCACCCTCAAGCTGGTGCGCTACAGTCTCGACGAACGCCCGCCGCAGGCCGTCCTGGATGAACTGAGCCAGCAGGACATGCTCCCCCCGACCCTGCTGTTCGAGGTCCGCCTGAGCGATGCCGAGGGCAACGTCGTCGCCAGCACGCACGGACCCTCGCGCACGGATGACACGACACCCGTTGCTGGGCAGGAGGGCCTGAGGGTCGAGCTTCACCATCAGGCCGCGTCCGCGCAGGACAGCAGGCTGGCCTTCCACCGAAGCCTGTCTGAAAACGGGCAGCAAGCGCCAGGCTGGGTATCCGTGCTCGTCAGCGCAGAGTACTTCGTCAGCGGCTACGAGCCGAAAACGCTGGAAAAACAAGGGGTACTGGCCCTGGCAGGGGAAGAGGGCATTTTTCTGGTTCGCCGTACCGGCGAAACGGTGCATACGGGTGAACAGATCGACTATGCGCGCCTTCTGGAAGGCAATAGCGGCCTCGACGAGCCCGCCCGGGTAAGCATCAGCGGATGGGACGGCGTGCCGCGTTACCTGGTGGCCAGGCCCCTGTTCGAGTTTCCGATCGCCATCGTCGTCGGTCTCTCCCAGGACGAGCAGATGGCCGCCGCCGCTGCGCTTCGGCACACCTACTATTGGCGCGCGGTGCTGGTCAGCATCGTTGCGCTCGCCGTGCTGACACTGCTCGGCCGGCTGAGCTGGAAGCTGCGCAGGGCACAGGCCAGGGTACTCGAAGAGCGCCTGGACCACGCCAGGCGTGCCGAATATCTTGCCTTCCACGACAACCTGACGGGGCTGCCGAACCGAGCCTACTTCAGCCGTCTGTTGACCAAAGGGATGCAGCACGCTCGCCGCTACGACAAGCGGTTGACCCTGCTCTTTCTCGATCTGGACCGATTCAAGGCGATCAACGACTCGCTTGGCCACGACGCGGGCGATGAGCTGCTTCGGGAGGTCAGCCGGCGACTTGGCCGCGCGGTACGGGAAAGCGACACCGTCGCTCGGCTGGGTGGTGACGAGTTCGTCATTCTGCTCCCGGAGATCACGGAGCCGAACCAGATCACCCAGGTTGCCGACAAGATCCTCGCCTCAGTCAGCACCCCTTTCACACTGGTGGGCCAGGAGTTTCGTATCACGGTCAGCATCGGCATTGCCCGCTATCCCGCCGATGGCGAGGATGAGCAAACCCTGATGAAGCACGCCGACGTGGCGATGTATCACGCCAAGGAGGAGGGCAAGAACAATGCCCAGTACTACTCCGAGCAGTTGAAGACAGACTCCTTGGAGCGACTGGCTCTGGAGTCGAGCCTGCGCAAGGCGCTGGAGCGTCAGGAGTTCCTGCTTTACTACCAGTCGAAGCTCGACATGGCCACCGGCCGCGTCATCGGCATGGAAGCACTGCTTCGCTGGCAACATCCCGAACTCGGGCTGATACTGCCCAAGCAGTTCATACCACTGGCGGAAGAAAATGGCCTCATTGTCCCCATCGGCCGCTGGGTCATCTACACGGCGTGCCGACAGAATGTCGCCTGGCAGAAGGCCGGCTTCCCGGCATTGAGCATGGCGGTCAATCTCTCGGCCCGTCAGTTCCTCGACGATGGTCTGCTCAGAGACATCAAGGGCGCGCTTCAGGCCAGCGGCATGGCCCCCGAGTTGCTCGAAGTGGAGATCACCGAGAGCATGATAATGCAGGACATGCCAAAAGCCGTCAGAGTCCTGCAGGAGCTGAGAGACATCGGTGTGCGCATCGCGATCGACGACTTCGGCACCGGCTACTCCTCGCTCTCCAAGCTGCAAGCGTTTCCTCTCGACACGATCAAGATAGACGGCTCGTTCATCCATGACCTTCTCGACAACGCCGGCGACAGGAGCCTCACGGAGGCCATCATTGACCTCGGCAAGAACCTGGGTCTGACAGTCGTCGCCGAAGGCGTCGAGTCGGCAGCGCATGTGGAGTACCTGCGTCGCCATGCTTGCGACCAGATTCAGGGGTTTTACATGCACGAACCGCAGCCTGCAGACGAAGCTGTACTGTCATTGGCTAAGTGGTTCGACAATGAATCAACTATTTAG
- a CDS encoding porin → MSRKLPLALLTSLVLAYGLPLAAQANPPSLSLNGFGTLGVVHSSEDQADFVSSMLMPRGAGHTSDWSAEVDSRLGLQLTANLTPRLSSVVQVVTEQQYDGQFRPAIEWANINYDVTPDLSLRVGRVILPVFMNSEYRKVGYATPWIRPPLEVYRTIPVSSADGVDVSYRSHIASVTNTLRATYGQSDATFPYIDAAMDRATAEARAREGLTISNTVEQGSISLFAAYSHYRLSIEDFNPLFDAFRMFGPEGDAIAERYNVDGKTFEAISLGARYDPGNWFVMGEWTQTSSRTFLADNRGWYISGGYRLGAFTPYLTYASQRILSKTSTPGLSQPGSEPLDAMLNSMLQGQPQQESVSVGVRWDFSSNMAVKAQFDHMNHEGKSRGYLVNSQPGFEPGGSVNLFSLALDFVF, encoded by the coding sequence ATGTCGAGAAAGTTACCTCTTGCCCTCCTCACCTCGCTGGTGCTGGCATACGGGCTTCCCCTTGCCGCACAAGCGAATCCCCCCTCGCTGTCCCTGAATGGCTTCGGCACGCTTGGCGTGGTGCATTCCAGCGAGGACCAGGCAGATTTCGTTTCGAGCATGCTGATGCCCAGAGGAGCCGGCCATACCAGTGACTGGAGTGCCGAGGTCGACAGCCGGCTGGGCCTGCAGCTTACCGCCAACCTTACGCCTCGCCTCTCGAGCGTGGTGCAAGTCGTCACCGAGCAGCAGTACGATGGCCAATTCCGGCCGGCAATCGAGTGGGCCAACATCAATTACGATGTGACTCCCGACCTGAGCCTGAGGGTCGGCCGCGTCATACTTCCGGTCTTCATGAATTCAGAGTATCGCAAGGTAGGCTACGCGACGCCCTGGATCCGCCCGCCACTGGAAGTCTATCGCACCATACCGGTTTCCAGCGCTGACGGCGTGGACGTCAGCTACCGCTCCCATATCGCCAGCGTCACCAACACGCTTCGGGCCACCTATGGGCAAAGCGATGCCACCTTTCCCTACATCGATGCAGCGATGGACCGAGCCACCGCCGAGGCACGCGCTCGAGAAGGGCTGACAATCAGCAATACCGTTGAGCAGGGCAGCATCAGCCTCTTTGCCGCCTACAGCCATTACCGCCTGAGCATCGAAGATTTCAACCCGCTGTTCGATGCCTTCAGAATGTTTGGCCCTGAAGGCGATGCCATTGCCGAACGCTACAATGTCGATGGCAAAACCTTTGAAGCCATCAGCCTGGGGGCTCGCTACGATCCCGGCAACTGGTTCGTGATGGGCGAATGGACCCAGACCAGCAGCCGCACCTTCCTGGCGGATAACCGCGGCTGGTACATTTCCGGTGGCTACCGCCTGGGCGCCTTCACGCCCTATCTGACATATGCCAGTCAGCGCATACTCAGCAAGACATCCACCCCGGGCCTCTCACAGCCCGGCAGCGAACCACTGGATGCGATGCTCAACTCCATGCTCCAGGGGCAGCCACAGCAGGAAAGCGTGTCTGTCGGCGTACGCTGGGATTTCAGCAGCAACATGGCGGTCAAGGCCCAGTTCGACCACATGAACCACGAGGGGAAATCGCGCGGCTACCTGGTCAACTCGCAGCCAGGCTTCGAGCCCGGCGGTTCGGTCAATCTGTTCAGCCTAGCGCTCGACTTCGTGTTCTGA
- the rpsT gene encoding 30S ribosomal protein S20 — protein sequence MANSKQARKRARQAEGRRVLKASQRAMVRTYVKRVIKAINGGDHATAMAEFHKAQPVIDRIADKDVLSKKKAARLKSRLNARIKALAA from the coding sequence GTGGCAAACAGCAAGCAAGCCCGCAAGCGTGCCCGTCAGGCGGAAGGCCGTCGTGTTCTGAAGGCGAGCCAGCGCGCCATGGTGCGTACCTACGTGAAGCGCGTCATCAAGGCCATCAACGGTGGCGATCACGCGACTGCCATGGCCGAGTTCCACAAGGCGCAGCCGGTCATCGACCGCATCGCCGACAAGGACGTGCTCTCCAAGAAGAAGGCTGCACGCCTGAAGAGCCGCCTGAACGCGCGAATTAAGGCCCTGGCTGCGTAA
- the rplU gene encoding 50S ribosomal protein L21 encodes MYAVIKSGGKQYRVQEGQTLKLEKLEIPTGETVEFDQVLLVADGDDVTVGAPLVDGAKVAAEIVSHGRGEKIRIIKFRRRKHHMKRQGHRQWFTEVKITGISA; translated from the coding sequence ATGTATGCAGTAATCAAGAGCGGTGGCAAGCAGTACCGCGTTCAGGAAGGCCAGACGCTCAAGCTCGAGAAGCTGGAAATTCCGACCGGCGAAACCGTCGAGTTCGACCAGGTGCTGCTGGTTGCCGATGGCGACGACGTGACCGTCGGCGCTCCGCTGGTCGATGGTGCCAAAGTGGCGGCCGAGATCGTTTCCCACGGCCGTGGCGAGAAGATCCGCATCATCAAGTTCCGTCGCCGTAAGCACCACATGAAGCGTCAGGGCCACCGTCAGTGGTTCACTGAAGTCAAGATCACCGGGATTTCCGCCTAA
- the rpmA gene encoding 50S ribosomal protein L27, translated as MAHKKAAGSTRNGRDSESKRLGVKLYGGQAVTAGNIIVRQRGTRFHAGTGVGVGRDHTLFALSDGVIKFETKGPKNRKFVSVVSA; from the coding sequence ATGGCTCATAAGAAGGCAGCCGGCTCTACCCGTAACGGCCGCGATTCAGAATCCAAACGCCTTGGTGTCAAGCTGTATGGCGGCCAGGCCGTCACCGCCGGCAACATCATCGTGCGTCAGCGCGGCACCCGCTTCCACGCCGGTACCGGCGTCGGCGTCGGCCGCGACCACACCCTCTTCGCCCTGAGCGACGGTGTGATCAAGTTCGAGACCAAGGGTCCGAAGAACCGCAAGTTCGTCAGCGTCGTCTCTGCCTGA
- the proB gene encoding glutamate 5-kinase — protein MGEQSVNERVPGRDALRGARRVVVKIGSALLTNDGRGLDEAAIGGWVDQIAALHRQGLEVVLVSSGAVAAGMVRLGWQARPSAVHELQAAAAVGQNGLTQCYEHHFARHGLLTAQVLLTHDDLSNRKRYLNARSALRTLVDLRVVPVINENDTVVTDEIRFGDNDTLGALVANLLEAEALVILTDQEGLFDADPRRNPAATLIQEGRADDPALAAVAGGGGALGRGGMTTKVQAARLAARSGAVTVIASGRQPEVLTRLAAGESLGTLLRPEEAPMAARKRWLAGQLQVRGSLTLDAGAVKVLRGSGSSLLAVGVKALSGDFVRGDMVLCLDEQGERIAKGLVNYGADEARRILGQPSHQIEAILGYMEAPELIHRDNLVVL, from the coding sequence ATGGGAGAGCAGAGTGTGAACGAGCGGGTTCCGGGTCGCGATGCGCTGCGTGGCGCTCGCCGGGTGGTGGTGAAGATCGGCAGTGCGCTGCTGACCAACGATGGGCGAGGGCTCGACGAGGCGGCCATTGGCGGCTGGGTGGACCAGATCGCCGCGCTGCATCGTCAGGGGCTCGAGGTGGTGCTGGTATCGTCGGGCGCCGTGGCGGCGGGCATGGTGAGGCTGGGTTGGCAGGCCCGCCCCTCGGCCGTGCATGAGCTGCAGGCCGCGGCGGCGGTGGGGCAGAACGGCCTGACCCAGTGCTACGAACACCACTTCGCGCGCCATGGCCTGCTCACCGCCCAGGTGCTGCTGACCCACGACGACCTCTCCAACCGCAAGCGTTACCTCAATGCCCGCTCGGCGCTGCGTACCCTGGTCGACCTGCGCGTGGTGCCGGTGATCAACGAGAACGACACCGTGGTCACCGACGAGATCCGCTTCGGCGACAACGATACCCTGGGCGCGCTGGTGGCCAACCTGCTCGAGGCCGAAGCGCTGGTGATCCTTACCGACCAGGAGGGGTTGTTCGACGCCGATCCGCGCCGCAACCCGGCGGCCACGCTGATCCAGGAAGGCCGCGCCGATGATCCGGCGTTGGCGGCGGTGGCCGGCGGCGGCGGTGCGCTGGGTCGCGGTGGCATGACCACCAAGGTGCAGGCGGCACGCCTGGCGGCCCGTTCCGGTGCCGTCACGGTGATCGCCAGCGGACGCCAGCCCGAGGTGCTGACAAGGCTGGCCGCCGGTGAGTCGCTGGGCACGCTGCTGCGCCCGGAGGAGGCGCCCATGGCGGCGCGCAAGCGCTGGCTGGCCGGCCAGCTCCAGGTGCGCGGCAGCCTGACGCTGGATGCCGGCGCGGTCAAGGTGCTGCGCGGCAGCGGATCGAGCCTGTTGGCAGTGGGCGTCAAGGCGCTGTCGGGCGACTTCGTGCGCGGCGACATGGTGCTGTGCCTCGACGAACAGGGCGAGCGGATCGCCAAGGGGCTGGTGAACTATGGCGCCGACGAAGCGCGCCGCATTCTCGGCCAGCCGAGTCACCAGATCGAGGCGATCCTGGGCTACATGGAGGCGCCCGAGTTGATCCATCGCGACAACCTCGTCGTGCTGTGA
- the ribF gene encoding bifunctional riboflavin kinase/FAD synthetase, with protein sequence MEVIRGLHNLRDEHRGCVATIGNFDGVHRGHQAILDQCREQASKLRLPVTVVVFEPQPREFFAGDQAPPRLTRLREKVRLLGESGVDYVLCLPFNERLRSLTAVEFIDRVLVEGLGVRHLVVGDDFRFGCDRSGDFNLLMQEGERRGRDGFGVEHTRTFTLDDERVSSTRVRTLLASGNFAQAARMLGRPYRLGGRVVADRQLGRTIGVPTANLPLPRLPLALRGVYAVVAELPDGQQCNGVANIGWRPTVGSDRPVLEVHLFDFDGDLYGKRLTVFPCARLRGEVKFDDFPALKQQIMVDLARARRFFASPCPAARELGLADDSLPLASAPLAREAANFESSAGRSADQDDG encoded by the coding sequence ATGGAAGTCATTCGAGGACTGCACAATCTGCGCGACGAGCATCGCGGCTGCGTGGCAACCATCGGTAACTTCGATGGCGTGCACCGCGGCCACCAGGCGATTCTCGACCAGTGCCGCGAGCAGGCCTCGAAGCTTCGTCTGCCGGTGACGGTCGTGGTGTTCGAGCCCCAGCCGCGTGAGTTCTTCGCCGGCGACCAGGCCCCGCCGCGGCTGACCCGCCTGCGCGAGAAGGTCCGCCTGCTCGGCGAGAGCGGGGTGGACTATGTGCTCTGCCTGCCGTTCAACGAGCGATTGCGCAGCCTCACCGCGGTGGAATTCATCGATCGCGTGCTGGTCGAAGGCCTGGGCGTACGTCATCTGGTGGTTGGCGACGATTTTCGCTTCGGCTGCGATCGCAGCGGCGACTTCAACCTGTTGATGCAGGAGGGCGAGCGGCGTGGCCGCGACGGGTTCGGCGTCGAGCACACGCGGACCTTCACCCTCGACGACGAGCGGGTCTCCAGCACCCGGGTACGTACCCTGCTGGCCAGCGGCAACTTCGCCCAGGCGGCACGCATGCTGGGTCGTCCCTATCGCCTGGGGGGGCGGGTGGTCGCCGACCGCCAACTGGGGCGTACCATTGGCGTCCCCACCGCCAACCTGCCGCTGCCGCGCCTGCCGCTCGCGCTGCGCGGGGTATACGCGGTGGTGGCCGAGCTGCCCGACGGGCAGCAGTGCAACGGGGTGGCCAACATTGGCTGGCGCCCCACGGTGGGTAGCGACCGGCCGGTGCTCGAGGTGCATCTGTTCGACTTCGACGGCGACCTCTACGGCAAACGGCTCACGGTGTTTCCCTGCGCGCGGCTGCGCGGCGAGGTGAAGTTCGACGACTTCCCCGCGCTCAAGCAGCAGATCATGGTGGACCTGGCCCGCGCTCGCCGCTTCTTCGCCAGCCCGTGTCCTGCGGCCAGGGAGCTTGGCCTGGCAGACGACTCTCTTCCCTTGGCATCGGCGCCGCTGGCGCGCGAGGCCGCGAATTTCGAATCCTCGGCGGGACGTTCCGCCGACCAAGACGACGGCTGA
- a CDS encoding phosphate ABC transporter substrate-binding protein: MPSRLTKIGCNLLLGLASSLALADAVVVVSAQSPVSTLTRSELTDIYLGRTNRFPGGQPAMPVDQRENSPAYVAFYRNYLGQTPAQIKMHWSRLIFTGRGQPPRSLADHQAMADFVAEQATAIGYVDGAYIDERLRVVAID, from the coding sequence ATGCCTTCGCGACTCACGAAGATCGGCTGCAACCTGCTCCTCGGCCTGGCATCGAGCCTTGCCCTGGCCGATGCCGTGGTGGTGGTTTCCGCTCAAAGCCCGGTGAGCACGCTCACCCGCAGCGAGCTGACCGACATCTACCTGGGCCGGACCAACCGCTTTCCTGGCGGGCAACCCGCCATGCCCGTGGACCAGCGCGAGAACTCCCCGGCTTACGTCGCGTTCTATCGCAACTATCTGGGCCAGACCCCCGCCCAGATCAAGATGCACTGGTCGCGCCTGATCTTCACCGGCCGCGGCCAGCCACCACGCAGCTTGGCCGATCACCAGGCCATGGCCGACTTCGTGGCGGAGCAGGCCACGGCCATCGGCTATGTGGACGGCGCCTACATCGACGAGCGCCTGCGGGTGGTGGCCATTGATTGA